The following proteins are encoded in a genomic region of Ornithinibacillus sp. 4-3:
- a CDS encoding cation diffusion facilitator family transporter gives MGHDHHGHDHTHGANKKTLLISFLIITAFMVVEVIGGILTKSLALLADAGHMLSDSISLLIALIAFTLGERAANYGKTYGYKRFEILAAIINGVTLFIISIYIFYEAYQRLLDPPTVASTGMLIIASIGLIVNIIVAFIMLRGGDTENNLNMRAAFLHVLGDLLGSVGAIIAALLMIFFNWIWADAVASVLVAVLILISGWRVTKASFHVLMEGTPSNIDVEEIVTMMKGVEGIQGIHDLHVWSITSGQNVLSCHIIVDGSMTIEESQSLLRTIEHKLEHKGIGHVTIQVETEDHPHEDSIMCQAKYNMEAHHHGHSH, from the coding sequence ATGGGACACGATCATCATGGGCATGATCACACGCATGGTGCAAATAAAAAAACATTATTAATTAGTTTTCTTATTATTACAGCATTTATGGTTGTAGAAGTAATTGGTGGTATACTTACTAAAAGTTTGGCACTATTAGCTGATGCAGGACATATGCTAAGTGATTCTATTTCATTATTGATTGCTTTAATTGCCTTTACATTAGGAGAGAGAGCAGCCAATTATGGAAAAACGTATGGCTATAAACGTTTTGAAATACTGGCAGCAATTATAAATGGTGTGACCTTATTTATTATCTCTATCTACATTTTTTATGAAGCTTATCAAAGGTTGTTAGACCCACCTACAGTAGCTTCGACTGGTATGCTTATTATTGCTTCTATTGGGTTAATTGTAAATATTATTGTAGCATTTATAATGCTACGTGGAGGAGATACCGAAAATAACCTGAATATGCGTGCTGCATTTCTTCATGTTTTAGGTGATTTATTAGGATCAGTTGGTGCGATTATCGCAGCTCTTCTTATGATTTTCTTTAACTGGATATGGGCAGATGCCGTAGCAAGTGTGCTTGTAGCAGTACTTATTTTGATCAGTGGATGGCGAGTTACAAAAGCTTCTTTCCATGTTTTAATGGAAGGTACACCTTCTAATATTGATGTAGAAGAAATTGTCACTATGATGAAGGGTGTAGAAGGAATTCAAGGGATTCATGACCTGCATGTGTGGAGTATTACAAGTGGGCAAAATGTACTTTCATGCCACATTATTGTTGATGGAAGCATGACAATAGAGGAAAGCCAATCTTTACTTCGAACAATCGAACATAAATTGGAACATAAGGGTATAGGTCATGTTACAATTCAAGTTGAAACAGAGGACCACCCACATGAAGATTCCATTATGTGCCAAGCAAAGTATAACATGGAAGCACATCATCATGGCCATAGCCATTAA
- the copZ gene encoding copper chaperone CopZ, translating to MENITLNVQGMSCGHCVNSIEGSVGKLDGVESVKVHLDNGKVDVTFNSERVNLKEITEVIEEQGYDVN from the coding sequence ATGGAAAATATAACACTTAATGTACAAGGAATGTCTTGTGGACACTGCGTGAATTCAATTGAGGGAAGTGTGGGGAAATTGGATGGAGTTGAATCTGTCAAAGTTCATTTAGACAATGGAAAAGTAGATGTAACCTTCAATTCAGAAAGAGTAAATTTAAAAGAAATTACAGAAGTGATTGAAGAACAAGGTTATGATGTTAATTAA
- a CDS encoding M20 aminoacylase family protein translates to MSNENFKQELITWRHYLHAHPESAFEEENTARFVAEKLLEMGYEIVTGIGKTGVVGTLKNGTGTGIIGIRADMDALNIHEKTDLPYASEYPGKMHACGHDGHVTTALGAAKLLADNKNFNGTVRFIFQPAEEHGEGALAMLKDGLLEKFPMDELYGLHNKPNLPEGEIHSKIGPIMASEDNFEIRIKGKGGHASTPNMGVDPLVTASEIILALQTIVSRNIDPIDQAVISCTEIHTDGAVNVIPTNVIITGDCRSYKPEVQSIIKERMQAISENICKSNGATCEFTFRNSFSPTVNWEECHLTAIQAATNILGKENVVDQAQQVMGSEDFGYFLNKIPGCYVFLGGKREGKGVYPLHHAQYDYNDDNLVRGAEFFAEIVRLKLPS, encoded by the coding sequence ATGAGTAATGAAAATTTTAAACAGGAACTAATTACTTGGAGACATTATCTTCACGCACATCCTGAAAGTGCTTTTGAAGAAGAAAACACAGCTCGGTTTGTAGCAGAAAAATTACTAGAAATGGGTTATGAAATTGTTACTGGTATCGGAAAGACAGGCGTAGTAGGTACTTTGAAAAATGGTACTGGAACTGGAATTATTGGCATTCGTGCGGATATGGATGCATTAAATATTCACGAAAAAACGGATCTACCATATGCTTCTGAATATCCAGGAAAGATGCATGCATGTGGGCATGATGGACATGTAACAACTGCTTTAGGTGCAGCAAAGCTACTTGCTGATAATAAAAACTTTAATGGAACTGTTCGTTTTATTTTTCAACCTGCTGAGGAACATGGTGAAGGAGCACTCGCCATGTTAAAAGATGGTTTATTGGAAAAGTTTCCAATGGATGAGCTATATGGGTTACACAATAAACCTAATTTGCCTGAAGGAGAAATCCATTCTAAAATTGGTCCTATCATGGCAAGCGAGGATAATTTTGAAATTCGGATAAAAGGGAAGGGAGGACATGCCTCAACGCCAAATATGGGTGTAGACCCATTAGTTACTGCATCTGAAATCATTCTAGCTTTACAAACAATTGTCTCAAGAAATATTGATCCCATTGATCAAGCAGTAATTTCTTGTACAGAAATTCATACAGATGGTGCAGTAAATGTTATCCCTACAAATGTAATCATCACAGGTGACTGTAGAAGCTATAAACCAGAGGTACAATCAATTATAAAAGAAAGAATGCAAGCAATCAGCGAAAATATTTGTAAATCGAATGGCGCAACCTGTGAATTTACCTTTAGAAATTCTTTTTCACCAACTGTGAACTGGGAAGAATGCCATCTCACAGCAATCCAAGCAGCAACAAATATTTTAGGAAAAGAAAATGTGGTAGATCAGGCTCAACAAGTAATGGGTTCAGAGGATTTTGGTTATTTTCTAAATAAAATTCCAGGGTGCTATGTATTTTTAGGGGGGAAACGTGAAGGAAAAGGAGTATATCCACTTCACCATGCTCAGTATGATTATAATGATGATAATTTAGTTCGAGGCGCTGAATTTTTCGCAGAAATAGTGCGTCTGAAGCTACCTAGTTGA
- a CDS encoding metal-sensing transcriptional repressor codes for MGKTAEQIKSIDQKKMCCIEKEESSTHISDELQRKLMNRMSRIEGQVKGVKRMIDRNVYCDDILTQMSAIQSALHSVSRVLLENHINTCVIEKLENKDPEIVAEFMTTISKIMK; via the coding sequence ATGGGAAAGACAGCTGAACAAATAAAGTCCATAGATCAAAAGAAAATGTGTTGTATTGAAAAAGAAGAGTCCAGTACACATATATCAGATGAGCTTCAACGAAAATTAATGAATCGCATGAGCCGGATTGAAGGTCAAGTCAAAGGTGTTAAACGGATGATTGATCGAAATGTATATTGCGATGATATATTGACACAAATGTCAGCAATACAATCTGCATTGCATTCTGTTTCAAGAGTGCTTCTGGAAAATCATATAAATACCTGTGTGATTGAAAAATTAGAGAATAAAGATCCTGAAATTGTCGCTGAGTTTATGACAACTATCTCAAAAATAATGAAATAA
- the dpaL gene encoding diaminopropionate ammonia-lyase, with translation MLNLTKLQYVENNNAKSEKESVAVMSSKVMEEVRSFHQSFPEYQITPLHSLDHLAKKLEINKIWVKDESYRFGLNAFKVLGGSYAVGKYLARKLNMDISELSFEKLKSKEIKEQLGDITFVTATDGNHGRGIAWAASQLGQKSVVYMPKGASEIRLNNIKAEGAKASITDLNYDGTVQLASQMAEENGWILIQDTAWDGYEDIPTWIMQGYGTIIDEAIEQLEGDKPTHVFLQAGVGAFASSILGYLASRFGEEYPMTVIVEPDEAACYYKSMKIADGKAYAVTGSLDTIMAGLACGQPSKTSWGIIRDYAALFFACPDEVAARGMRILANPLVSDPQIVSGESGAAVGIGLMSLVDREKHLKEILKLNKDSKVLIISTEGDTDPDHYEKVVWDGAYPSI, from the coding sequence ATGCTAAATTTAACAAAATTACAATATGTAGAAAATAATAACGCAAAATCCGAAAAAGAATCTGTAGCTGTGATGAGCAGTAAAGTAATGGAAGAGGTAAGAAGCTTTCATCAAAGCTTTCCAGAATATCAAATCACGCCATTACATTCTTTAGATCATTTAGCTAAAAAGCTAGAGATAAATAAGATTTGGGTGAAGGATGAATCTTATCGATTTGGTTTAAATGCTTTTAAAGTGTTAGGTGGTTCTTATGCAGTAGGTAAATATCTAGCAAGAAAATTAAATATGGATATCTCAGAGCTTTCTTTTGAAAAGCTGAAAAGTAAAGAGATTAAAGAACAGTTAGGTGATATTACTTTTGTAACGGCAACAGATGGTAATCATGGGAGAGGAATTGCTTGGGCAGCAAGTCAGCTTGGACAAAAGTCAGTTGTCTATATGCCAAAAGGAGCTTCTGAAATAAGATTAAATAATATTAAAGCAGAAGGAGCAAAGGCTTCAATAACTGATTTGAATTATGATGGTACAGTACAACTAGCTAGTCAAATGGCTGAAGAAAATGGTTGGATATTAATACAGGATACAGCTTGGGATGGTTATGAAGACATTCCAACTTGGATTATGCAAGGGTATGGAACGATTATTGATGAAGCTATCGAACAACTTGAGGGAGATAAACCAACTCATGTATTCCTACAAGCAGGAGTTGGCGCTTTTGCTAGTAGTATACTTGGATATTTGGCAAGTAGATTTGGTGAAGAATACCCAATGACAGTTATTGTGGAACCAGATGAAGCTGCTTGTTATTACAAATCTATGAAGATTGCTGATGGGAAAGCTTATGCAGTAACAGGGAGCTTGGACACAATTATGGCTGGTTTAGCTTGTGGGCAACCAAGTAAAACTTCTTGGGGAATTATAAGAGATTATGCAGCGTTATTTTTTGCTTGTCCAGATGAAGTAGCAGCAAGAGGAATGCGAATTCTTGCAAATCCATTAGTTTCTGATCCGCAAATTGTCTCAGGGGAATCAGGTGCTGCAGTTGGGATAGGATTAATGAGCTTAGTAGATAGAGAGAAACACCTAAAAGAAATCCTAAAACTTAATAAAGATTCAAAAGTACTTATAATTAGTACAGAAGGAGACACAGATCCAGATCATTATGAAAAAGTCGTATGGGATGGAGCATATCCATCTATATAA
- a CDS encoding flavin monoamine oxidase family protein, which translates to MKYPVVIIGAGLSGLYTASLLSEKGVDCRVLEARDRIGGRALSIPHPNNSELGNFDLGATWFWPQFENTITQLIEKLNLETFVQYNKGSMLAEQTINESPRRFEIPNNSHSISMRFKDGVQSLIYAIADSLPAELIEVNKKVTKMSLVEEDHIKVEIVLSNGEREFIFASAVILALPPRIVKEHIEFSPSLPDNLISEMINKPTWMAGQAKFIAIYDEPFWREDELSGFVSSWVGPLQEIHDASPETGSGALFGFVGIPAKVRQQITKDEMTEMIVDQLIRLFGSSAQNIKEMIYKDWSEEYETAVEADWEPLRSFPQYGPLAVTEAWQKKIIFASTETDAQFGGHLEGALRSAKRAASEIIEK; encoded by the coding sequence ATGAAATATCCCGTTGTTATTATTGGGGCTGGTTTATCAGGTCTATATACTGCATCTTTATTGTCAGAAAAAGGTGTAGATTGTAGAGTATTGGAGGCTAGAGATCGTATTGGTGGAAGAGCTTTGAGTATTCCCCATCCAAATAATTCAGAGTTAGGAAACTTTGATCTTGGCGCAACATGGTTCTGGCCACAATTTGAAAATACGATTACCCAGCTTATTGAGAAATTAAATCTTGAAACTTTTGTTCAATATAATAAAGGGTCAATGCTAGCAGAGCAGACTATCAATGAATCTCCTCGACGTTTTGAAATCCCAAATAATTCTCATTCTATATCTATGCGATTTAAAGATGGGGTTCAGTCTCTGATTTATGCCATAGCAGATAGTCTTCCTGCAGAGCTGATAGAAGTAAATAAAAAAGTGACAAAAATGTCATTGGTTGAAGAAGACCATATTAAAGTAGAGATTGTACTCTCTAATGGAGAAAGAGAATTCATTTTTGCAAGCGCTGTTATTTTAGCTTTACCACCCCGAATTGTAAAGGAGCATATCGAATTTTCTCCGTCACTTCCAGATAATCTGATTTCAGAAATGATAAATAAACCAACTTGGATGGCTGGTCAAGCTAAATTTATCGCTATATATGATGAACCATTTTGGAGAGAAGATGAACTTTCAGGATTTGTATCTAGCTGGGTTGGCCCTTTACAGGAAATTCATGATGCTTCTCCAGAAACAGGCTCTGGTGCACTATTTGGTTTTGTAGGCATTCCTGCTAAAGTTCGTCAGCAAATTACAAAAGATGAAATGACTGAAATGATTGTCGATCAATTGATTCGTCTGTTCGGCTCTTCTGCACAAAATATAAAGGAAATGATATATAAGGATTGGTCAGAAGAATACGAAACCGCTGTTGAAGCAGATTGGGAACCACTTAGGAGCTTTCCACAATATGGTCCATTGGCAGTCACAGAAGCATGGCAAAAGAAAATCATTTTTGCGAGCACAGAAACAGATGCACAATTTGGAGGACACCTTGAAGGTGCGCTTCGATCAGCTAAGCGCGCTGCTTCTGAAATTATTGAAAAATAA
- a CDS encoding ArsR/SmtB family transcription factor: MEEFQESVLPQDLDDETLFIVSQTFKALGDPTRVRILHLLFKKECSVNEIAETLDIRQSTVSHQLRFLKNLRLVKYRRAGTTLYYSHDDEHVMCILEQMINHACHN; the protein is encoded by the coding sequence TTGGAAGAGTTTCAAGAGAGTGTACTTCCACAAGACCTTGATGATGAAACATTATTTATTGTATCGCAAACCTTTAAAGCATTAGGTGATCCAACAAGAGTCAGAATTCTTCATTTGCTCTTTAAAAAAGAATGTTCTGTAAACGAAATTGCAGAGACATTGGATATACGGCAATCAACGGTTTCCCATCAATTACGCTTTTTAAAAAATTTACGGTTAGTGAAATATCGTCGCGCAGGAACAACACTTTACTATTCACATGATGATGAGCATGTGATGTGCATTTTGGAACAAATGATAAATCATGCTTGTCATAATTAA